Proteins encoded within one genomic window of Pieris rapae chromosome 1, ilPieRapa1.1, whole genome shotgun sequence:
- the LOC111003825 gene encoding trans-1,2-dihydrobenzene-1,2-diol dehydrogenase, which produces MPLRWGIVSAGKISHDFVTAFNSFPDRGDAVIAGVAARDKNRATDFAKIHDIPHVFDTYEKMAKSSEIDVAYIGALNPQHYDLVCLFLNSGKHVLCEKPLCLNYKQTQSLIKLARSKKLFFMEAVWSRFSPAYIALEKEINNGKLGEIKYVDATFGVPIVNHDRVSKKELGGSALLDIGVYTIQFAQYIFKDDPIKVTACGELNEEGVDEVSTIVLEYPGRRRAVLNINATLRLLNNANVYGTLGRATLEDPFHFPTKLRHGDGKVDDFPLHAPKHELYFENSTGLVYEALEVEKCIREGLLESPRMTHRMSLTLANIEDEVRKQLGVHFDADDKDNP; this is translated from the exons ATGCCGTTACGTTGGGGTATTGTGAGTGCGGGAAAAATCAGCCATGATTTCGTCACCGCTTTCAATTCGTTTCCTGATAGAGGAGATGCTGTAATTGCTGGCGTTGCAGCAAGGGATAAAAACAGAGCTACAGATTTTGCTAAAATTCATGACATTCCTCACGTATTCGACACTTACGAAAAAATGGCAAAGAGTTCTGAAATAG atgttGCTTATATCGGTGCATTGAATCCTCAACATTACGATCTTGTATGTCTGTTTCTAAATTCTGGAAAACATGTTCTTTGTGAGAAGCCTCTTTGTTTGAACTACAAGCAGACACAAAGTTTAATCAAACTAGCAAGATCGAAGAAACTGTTTTTTATGGAAGCAGTGTGGTCAAGATTTTCGCCGGCGTACATTGCACTCGAAAAGGAAATAAACAACGGAAAGCTAGGGGAAATTAAATACGTTGACGCCACATTTGGAGTTCCTATTGTAAACCACGATAGAGTAAG TAAAAAGGAATTGGGAGGAAGTGCTCTTCTTGATATAGGAGTTTACACTATACAATTTgctcaatacatttttaaagatgACCCTATCAAAGTAACAGCGTGCGGGGAATTAAATGAAGAAGGTGTGGATGAAGTGTCCACTATCGTTCTAGAATACCCTGGACGCCGCCGAGCGGTTCTAAATATTAATGCAACACTACGACTTTTGAACAATGCAAACGTTTATGGGACTCTTGGAAGAGCAACT ctGGAGGATCCATTCCATTTTCCAACTAAACTAAGACATGGAGACGGAAAGGTGGACGATTTTCCCTTACACGCACCAAAACATGAGCTTTACTTTGAAAATAGTACCGGTTTGGTCTACGAAGCTCTTGAAGTCGAAAAATGTATCAGAGAGG GTTTGCTGGAATCTCCAAGAATGACGCACAGGATGAGTCTGACTCTAGCCAACATAGAAGATGAAGTAAGAAAACAACTTGGAGTCCACTTTGATGCCGACGATAAAGATAACCCTTAA
- the LOC111003826 gene encoding gem-associated protein 2 isoform X2 — MNEKCAIDVKSNEALEKDNLLFPCFQISNDVKLKDVPSTGEEYLLAVINERRNCQMVTKCKIDCSKFAQNQSEFVKEIPHPKAPERLKPTIEWQNIQVADFSDIRLYISRLLDKRSHWPKIRKLKVNPVDEVWTNFFETHEPTLSCILGQWIYAILACTRQPLLPNTVSILRNLARRCAEVRSHINPEEENSKELVTPFNVFICLVSRYFGQFDLAD; from the exons ATGAATGAAAAGTGTGCAATTGACGTCAAGAGTAATGAAGCATTAGAAAAAGACAACTTGTTATTTCCATGCTTCCAGATTTCTAATGATGTAAAGTTGAAAGACGTTCCAAGTACCGGCGAGGAATATTTATTAGCAGTTATAAACGAACGACGTAACTGTCAAATGGTGACCAAATGTAAAATAGACTGTTCAAAGTTTGCTCAGAATCAATCTGAATTTGTAAAAGAG attCCTCATCCAAAAGCACCTGAACGCCTAAAGCCAACAATTGAATGGCAAAACATACAAGTTGCTGATTTTTCTGATATCAGATTGTATATTTCACGGTTACTTGATAAAAGGTCTCACTGGCCTAaaataaggaaattaaaagtaaatccTGTTGATGAAGTATGGACCAATTTTTTTGAAACTCATGAGCCTACCTTGTCATGTATTTTAG gtCAATGGATCTATGCTATATTAGCTTGTACAAGACAACCTTTATTACCAAATACAGTTAGTATATTAAGAAACTTAGCAAGAAGATGTGCTGAAGTCAG GTCACATATTAATCCAGAAGAAGAAAATTCAAAGGAACTGGTTACTccctttaatgtttttatttgtttagtttctCGGTACTTTGGTCAATTTGATTTAGCTGACTAG
- the LOC111003818 gene encoding protein hook, translating to MEANGVVLSSNLIKWLQTLNLTAKHGNPAELSDGVAIAEALSQIAPEFFTASWNSKIKTDVGQNWRLKVSNIKKILEGVVDYHQDVLNLSLQEFSRPDVVNIAEHADPEDLGRLLQLVLSCAVNCNKKEEYITRIMELELSCQRSIMQAIQELENITLGQIRASLPLDEPTVEPTDVDMKEVLAQRCHELDAQVKALQEENMTLLSEMNRLTAAREADNESKDDLDDAGASLGPAHAGTLRYSNMRKQLDSLKDELDKVELQRDDQKARADVLEREVALLKLKNEELQIAAIDNVALKDEVDALRETAAKAAALEATVASYKKRMEEHVDLRRRVKLLEVANTEHVHRAIEYEQAANRANAIRGQLDIYKKQVIDLNEKLDAEVTKADRLEIENKKLSSHVASLQREKETLLQDRDKLKETVEELRFSTITSDEVANARANEENVSQELMPNDVKERLIRLEHENKLLKQNQGSQADQASVQTLLEDYVARLEKQRAMNREANQRIMQLEAAIEAPHPRLASAIEDNQRKSLQLEELQAALAEERRRAGKLQEAVAAREAELLATEDKYKKCVEKAKEVVRTLNPRTTGQQPLSDATLGYSRAITSASGACTTVARPETTPPNAQRHEWSGTDESRVSVNEQRLMASAWYELGARCHRDAVESKFALLSAGHSFLARQRRQPPRPRHSPAAPAH from the exons atgGAGGCGAACGGTGTTGTTCTTAGtagtaacttaataaaatggttACAAACTCTTAATCTCACAGCAAAACATGGAAATCCTGcag AACTATCTGACGGTGTAGCAATAGCTGAAGCTCTAAGCCAGATTGCACCAGAATTCTTCACTGCTTCATggaattcaaaaattaaaactgatgTGGGACAAAACTGGAGACTCAAAGTtagtaatataaagaaaatattagaagGAGTTGTAG ATTATCATCAAGATGTTCTCAATTTAAGTCTCCAAGAGTTTTCACGGCCAGATGTTGTAAACATTGCTGAACATGCAGATCCAGAGGATTTAGGGAGACTTCTACAACTTGTGCTTA gTTGTGCAGTCAACTGTAACAAGAAAGAAGAGTACATCACGCGAATTATGGAACTAGAGCTGTCATGTCAGCGATCTATAATGCAAGCAATACAG GAGTTGGAAAATATTACTTTGGGACAAATTCGAGCGAGTCTGCCTTTGGATGAGCCCACGGTGGAGCCCACGGATGTTGATATGAAAGAGGTTCTTGCTCAGAGATGCCATGAACTTGATGCACaa GTAAAAGCCCTTCAAGAAGAAAATATGACGCTATTAAGTGAAATGAATAGGCTCACTGCAGCCCGGGAGGCTGACAACGAGAGCAAAGACGATCTGGATGATGCAGGTGCATCGTTAGGACCAGCACACGCTGGTACATTACGATATAGCAATATGCGTAAACAACTGGATTCTTTGAAAGATGAACTGGATAAGGTGGAGTTACAGAGAGATGATCAGAAAGCGAGAGCAGATGTACTTGAACGAGAAGTTGCGCTTTTGAAATTGAAGAATGAAGAGCTACAG ATAGCGGCAATTGACAACGTCGCGCTGAAAGACGAAGTTGATGCGTTGAGGGAAACAGCGGCGAAGGCGGCTGCTTTGGAAGCCACTGTGGCCTCTTACAAGAAGAGGATGGAGGAACATGTGGACTTGCGGAGACGG GTAAAACTACTTGAGGTAGCAAACACAGAGCACGTACATCGGGCTATAGAGTACGAGCAGGCGGCAAACCGCGCCAACGCTATTCGGGGACAATTAGACATTTATAAGAAACAG GTAATCGATTTAAATGAGAAGTTAGATGCTGAAGTAACCAAAGCTGACCGATTGGAGATAGAAAACAAGAAACTTAGCAGTCACGTGGCGTCGCTCCAACGAGAGAAAGAAACATTGCTGCAAGACCGAGATAAACTGAAGGAGACGGTGGAAGAGTTGCGCTTTTCAACTATTACATCAGATGAAGTTGCCAACGCAA GAGCGAATGAAGAAAATGTATCGCAGGAGTTAATGCCAAACGATGTTAAAGAGAGATTAATAAGACTAGAACatgaaaataagttattaaagcAGAACCAAGGCTCACAGGCTGATCAGGCTTCAGTACAA ACTCTTCTAGAAGACTATGTGGCTCGTTTGGAGAAGCAGCGAGCGATGAATCGCGAGGCAAATCAGCGGATTATGCAGTTGGAAGCGGCCATAGAAGCGCCCCACCCAAGACTAGCTTCTGCTATTGAagataatcaaagaaaat CGCTGCAATTAGAAGAGCTGCAAGCGGCTTTAGCTGAAGAACGGCGTCGAGCAGGCAAACTCCAAGAGGCCGTAGCCGCACGTGAGGCGGAACTGCTAGCGACAGAAGACAAGTACAAGAAGTGCGTCGAAAAGGCCAAGGAAGTCGTACGAACGCTTAATCCGAGGACCACAG GTCAACAACCCTTGTCAGATGCAACTTTGGGATACTCTCGAGCGATCACTAGTGCAAGTGGCGCGTGTACGACCGTCGCACGACCTGAAACCACGCCCCCTAACGCGCAGAGACATGA GTGGAGCGGGACAGACGAGAGCCGTGTGTCAGTGAACGAGCAACGGCTAATGGCGTCCGCTTGGTACGAGCTTGGCGCGCGTTGCCATCGCGACGCAGTCGAAAGTAAGTTTGCGTTATTATCGGCAGGACACTCGTTCCTGGCGAGACAAAGACGTCAACCGCCCAGGCCGAGGCATTCCCCCGCTGCGCCTGCGCATTAA
- the LOC111003826 gene encoding gem-associated protein 2 isoform X1, producing MNEKCAIDVKSNEALEKDNLLFPCFQISNDVKLKDVPSTGEEYLLAVINERRNCQMVTKCKIDCSKFAQNQSEFVKEIPHPKAPERLKPTIEWQNIQVADFSDIRLYISRLLDKRSHWPKIRKLKVNPVDEVWTNFFETHEPTLSCILGMNYKILDIGLEYLIESLNDIKPGSTIPYNTGQWIYAILACTRQPLLPNTVSILRNLARRCAEVRSHINPEEENSKELVTPFNVFICLVSRYFGQFDLAD from the exons ATGAATGAAAAGTGTGCAATTGACGTCAAGAGTAATGAAGCATTAGAAAAAGACAACTTGTTATTTCCATGCTTCCAGATTTCTAATGATGTAAAGTTGAAAGACGTTCCAAGTACCGGCGAGGAATATTTATTAGCAGTTATAAACGAACGACGTAACTGTCAAATGGTGACCAAATGTAAAATAGACTGTTCAAAGTTTGCTCAGAATCAATCTGAATTTGTAAAAGAG attCCTCATCCAAAAGCACCTGAACGCCTAAAGCCAACAATTGAATGGCAAAACATACAAGTTGCTGATTTTTCTGATATCAGATTGTATATTTCACGGTTACTTGATAAAAGGTCTCACTGGCCTAaaataaggaaattaaaagtaaatccTGTTGATGAAGTATGGACCAATTTTTTTGAAACTCATGAGCCTACCTTGTCATGTATTTTAGGtatgaattacaaaatattagatataGGCTTGGAATATTTGATTGAGTCTTTGAATGATATTAAACCTGGAAGCACTATTCCATATAACACAG gtCAATGGATCTATGCTATATTAGCTTGTACAAGACAACCTTTATTACCAAATACAGTTAGTATATTAAGAAACTTAGCAAGAAGATGTGCTGAAGTCAG GTCACATATTAATCCAGAAGAAGAAAATTCAAAGGAACTGGTTACTccctttaatgtttttatttgtttagtttctCGGTACTTTGGTCAATTTGATTTAGCTGACTAG
- the LOC111003824 gene encoding probable RNA helicase armi → MWSYITSVFNYFFKIQEDEGREKILIEELIDLKLELEREEFHNQNIENKVQEFPQQSECFQRTGFVTHCGDSYILIDGSIYFDTSACSFNLNVNDKILYLGYYNSNEKLVIVRILKNEGIGWENEDDSEEQRFDVINHIIVGIVDCRKDRYVYIQGGDLKFNLDDVQGSFIPIAGDWLEMQCSIQKNDEKLTDINMTQVLQVTHFRPLRTKIKSGTVTEWSGKVGIIDSQIFFNSSTFMETVIPQVGAKVMVEAIESSQDNYSWRAIKIMLIEKRITVANELPEVNIDEQKSLELEKSKNISVTYPLKFPCINISSTDSLDFTITNKSDKVYTFNKWIMLSRKRDSQILLKPFITQPQQLLPGESMNFTVICQPKFLGSTKECLVIQFKGFQFKRYIDISVIDNFANLNGNSDKRQRIVSSQMIDKMKRIQEDTDGFIPGVKTHRNPHFTASKLGSYPIPDKIWQVVLGDSEEIVNTHDFYQTLNRIQAQFPCLIQDLTLQNYCDRWHTLLFMEEIQNNINFRVYDTPKAFLIRQQDYLGLEISGLCEKRPSLLVGDRVIVKDIWTPKNKNYEGFIHMIKGDLVLLKFDSRFHELYDGGDVSVQFHLSRTTYRRGHHAINNVLNSLGPDILFPSKLKLKPYQVPKDQLENINWYNNKLNNGQKRAVMNILKGESRPLPYVIFGPPGTGKTITVIETILQILKNIPHSRILVATPSNSASNLITERLIQYRNDFSGSIVRLIAHYLVDSQNLSDVIKPYCATIDIAREGTSNSKHYVKDNINLNCQKSYVGRHRVIISTCNSIGSFFYMNFPKGHFTHIIVDEAGQANEPELMIPLSMTDKNSGQIILAGDPMQLGPVILSKICVEFGMDHSYLCRILQCYPYQKDYNSYQDGFDDRVVTKLNDNYRSLEEVLLLPSKMFYDSTLVPKFDKNISWIPKIVNATCDVFSITENKSGGIYVYGIQGQNTRAEESPSWYNPQEASMVALTTCKLYKNKVTPEEIGIITPYIAQIKYLRLIFNAMGLPQPKIGTVEEFQGQERPIILITTVRSTESLIQQDIKYTLGFVNSPKRLNVAITRAQISMILFCNPHLLSTDSLWNEVIMNAVNNNRYMGCYFPIEEKERKK, encoded by the exons atgTGGTCATACATAACATCAgtgttcaattatttttttaaaatacaagaagATGAAGGCagggaaaaaatattaatagaagagttaattgatttaaaacttGAATTGGAAAGAGAAGAATttcataatcaaaatatagaaaataaagttCAAGAGTTTCCCCAGCAATCAGAATGTTTTCAAAGAACAG GTTTTGTTACTCATTGTGGTGACAGCTATATTCTAATTGATGgttcaatttattttgatacatcAGCATGCAGcttcaatttaaatgttaatgataaaattttatatcttgGGTATTACAACTCAAATGAAAAATTAGTTATTGTAAGAATCTTGAAAAACGAAGGCATTGGCTGGGAAAATGAAGATGACTCAGAGGAACAAAGATTTGATGTGATAAATCACATTATAGTTGGCATAGTTGATTGCAGAAAAGATCGTTATGTTTATATCCAAGGAGGTGACTTGAAATTCAATCTTGATGATGTCCAAGGAAGTTTTATACCTATTGCAGGTGATTGGCTTGAAATGCAGTgttcaattcaaaaaaatgatgaaaagTTAACAGACATTAATATGACACAG gtTTTACAAGTTACACACTTCCGTCCACTGCGGACAAAAATTAAGTCGGGCACAGTAACAGAATGGTCTGGAAAAGTTGGCATTATTGACAGTCAGATTTTCTTCAATAGCAGCACCTTTATGGAAACTGTTATTCCACAAGTGGGAGCTAAA GTAATGGTTGAGGCGATAGAAAGCAGTCAAGATAATTATTCCTGgagagcaataaaaataatgctaaTTGAGAAAAGGATTACTGTTGCTAATGAGTTGCCTGAAGTAAATATTGATGAACAAAAAAGTCTTGAacttgaaaaatctaaaaatataagcgTCACATATCCTCTGAAATTTCCTTGTATTAACATTTCAAGTACAGATTCTCTTGATTTTACcataacaaataaaagtgataaagtatacacatttaataaatggaTAATGCTTAGTAGGAAGAGAGATTCACAAATCTTACTAAAACCCTTCATTACTCAACCACAGCAGTTACTGCCAGGAGAAAGTATGAACTTTACTGTCATTTGTCAACCAAAATTTCTTGGCAGCACAAAAGAATGTTTGGTGATACAGTTTAAAGGGTTTCAGTTTAAAAGATACATTGATATCAGTGTTATTGACAATTTTGCaaatttaaatggaaattCAGATAAAAGGCAAAGAATTGTATCTTCTCAAATGATTGACAAAATGAAAAGAATTCAAGAAGATACTGACGGCTTTATTCCAGGAGTTAAAACTCATAGGAATCCACACTTTACAGCCAGTAAACTTGGCTCATATCCTATTCCAGACAAGATTTGGCAAGTAGTCTTAGGTGATTCTGAAGAAATAGTGAACACTCATGATTTTTATCAAACCTTAAATAGAATACAGGCACAGTTTCCATGTCTAATTCAGGATCTGACACTACAAAATTATTGTGATCGGTGGCACACCTTATTGTTTATGGAAGAAATTcagaacaatataaatttcagaGTATATGATACACCAAAAGCTTTCTTAATTAGGCAGCAAGATTATCTTGGACTCGAAATAAGTGGTCTGTGTGAGAAAAGACCGTCGTTACTTGTCGGCGATAGAGTCATAGTTAAAGACATATGGACtcctaaaaacaaaaattatgaagGCTTCATACACATGATTAAGGgtgatttagttttattaaagtttgacTCAAGATTTCATGAGTTGTATGATGGGGGCGATGTTTCTGTGCAATTTCATCTAAGTAGAACAACTTACAGACGAGGTCATcatgcaataaataatgtattaaatagtcTAGGGCCTGATATTCTCTTTCCttcaaaattgaaattgaagcCATATCAAGTGCCAAAGGATCAattggaaaatataaattggtaTAATAACAAACTGAATAATGGACAGAAAAGGGCTGTCATGAATATTCTTAAAGGTGAAAGTCGTCCTTTGCCATATGTAATTTTCGGCCCTCCTGGTACTGGAAAAACAATCACTGTGATAGAgacaattttacaaattttaaaaaacattccacATAGTAGGATTCTTGTTGCAACTCCATCTAATAGCGCTTCAAACCTAATAACAGAGAGGCTCATACAATATAGAAATGATTTCTCAGGTTCCATTGTTAGGCTCATAGCCCATTATTTAGTTGACTCTCAAAACCTCTCTGATGTGATTAAACCATATTGTGCTACTATCGATATAGCTAGAGAAGGGACTTCAAATTctaaacattatgtaaaagataacataaatttgaACTGCCAAAAGTCGTATGTAGGAAGACATAGAGTTATCATTTCTACCTGCAACTCTAttggtagttttttttatatgaattttccGAAAGGCCATTTCACACATATTATTGTTGATGAGGCTGGTCAAGCCAATGAGCCTGAATTAATGATACCATTAAGCATGACTGACAAGAATAGTGgacaaataatattagctGGAGACCCGATGCAGTTGGGACCAGTTATATTATCGAAAATCTGTGTTGAATTTGGAATGGATCATTCCTATTTATGTAGAATCCTACAATGCTATCCATATCAAAAAGACTATAATTCTTATCAAGACGGATTTGACGACCGGGTCGTCACGAAATTGAATGACAACTACAGATCATTAGAAGAAGTATTATTACTTCCcagtaaaatgttttatgataGCACTCTTGTACCTAAGTTTGATAAGAATATATCCTGGATACCAAAAATAGTCAATGCTACCTGTGACGTTTTTAGTATCACTGAAAATAAAAGTGGTGGGATATACGTGTATGGTATACAAGGTCAAAATACACGAGCTGAGGAAAGTCCTTCATGGTATAATCCCCAAGAAGCGTCTATGGTGGCCCTTACCACttgtaaactatataaaaacaaagttactCCAGAAGAAATTGGTATAATAACACCGTATATTGCGCAA ATTAAATATCTACGTCTTATATTTAATGCAATGGGACTACCACAACCAAAAATTGGCACTGTTGAAGAATTCCAAGGTCAGGAAAGACCAATAATCTTGATTACTACTGTGAGATCTACCGAATCTTTAATTCAACAGGATATCAAATATACATTGGGATTTGTAAATAGCCCAAAAAGATTAAATGTAGCAATAACAAGGGCTCAAATatcaatgattttattttgtaatccaCATTTACTTAGCACAGATTCGTTATGGAATGAAGTCATAATGAATGcagtaaataataacagaTATATGGGATGTTACTTTCCCATTGAAGAAAAAGAacgaaaaaagtaa